Proteins from a single region of Lysinibacillus sp. JNUCC-52:
- a CDS encoding DedA family protein: MVHHVQSLIEHYGYFGIILILVGGIVGLPLPDEIFLTYVGYNVYRENLEHIPALISAAVGAAGGITLSYFVGRRFGLPLLQKYGPKVHITAQKIEFTKKLFEKIGPVLLLIGYFIPGVRHLTAYIAAINNYPYKKFAVYAYAGAIIWTFTFITLGKVLGNKWRFVGMYLSQYSLYAILVFIVLMLIVYFVFKKRNTIK; encoded by the coding sequence ATGGTGCATCACGTGCAATCTCTTATTGAACATTACGGGTATTTCGGAATTATTCTTATACTAGTTGGAGGGATTGTCGGGCTGCCACTTCCTGACGAAATTTTTTTAACCTATGTAGGATATAATGTTTATCGTGAAAATTTAGAACATATTCCTGCATTAATAAGTGCTGCAGTGGGAGCTGCAGGAGGCATCACCCTCAGCTACTTTGTCGGTCGTCGATTTGGGTTACCGCTATTACAAAAATATGGGCCGAAAGTTCATATTACTGCACAAAAAATTGAGTTTACGAAAAAACTGTTTGAAAAGATAGGGCCTGTCCTATTATTAATTGGCTATTTTATACCTGGTGTTCGTCATCTAACAGCATATATTGCAGCTATTAATAATTATCCCTATAAAAAGTTTGCTGTTTATGCGTATGCAGGTGCAATAATATGGACTTTCACCTTTATTACTTTAGGGAAAGTACTCGGAAATAAATGGCGTTTTGTTGGCATGTATTTGTCTCAATACAGCCTATATGCCATATTGGTGTTTATCGTATTAATGCTGATTGTGTACTTTGTATTTAAAAAAAGAAATACTATTAAATAA
- a CDS encoding methyltransferase domain-containing protein, whose amino-acid sequence MKPFWEKDYLADTHYAFGNPSEEVVVWAKTLQAGASILDIGCGDGRHAVYLAQLGFEVEAIDISEAGIAKINRYKELHQLHTLQAIVQDATTYEFKRSFELIISHGLFHFLERDAWHHIIQSMQIHTKQQGINIITVFTDEVEIPEDLAPFIKGICKEGEIKELYHRWSIPYYRSYQFEDEHDNNIQHCHAANKLVAVKTDER is encoded by the coding sequence GTGAAACCATTTTGGGAGAAAGATTACTTAGCTGATACCCATTATGCTTTTGGTAATCCTAGTGAGGAAGTGGTTGTATGGGCTAAAACATTGCAAGCTGGGGCGAGCATTTTAGATATAGGATGTGGTGATGGTAGGCATGCGGTCTATTTAGCGCAGCTTGGGTTTGAGGTGGAAGCTATTGATATTTCGGAGGCAGGTATTGCTAAAATCAATCGATACAAAGAGTTACACCAATTACATACCTTACAAGCAATTGTCCAAGATGCTACGACATATGAGTTTAAACGTTCCTTTGAGTTAATTATTTCGCATGGCTTGTTCCATTTTTTAGAGCGAGATGCGTGGCATCACATTATACAATCAATGCAAATACATACGAAGCAACAAGGAATAAATATTATTACCGTTTTCACTGATGAAGTAGAGATTCCAGAAGATTTAGCACCATTTATTAAAGGGATATGTAAAGAGGGCGAAATAAAAGAACTATATCATCGTTGGTCAATTCCATATTATCGTTCCTACCAATTTGAAGATGAGCATGATAACAATATTCAACATTGTCACGCAGCAAATAAATTAGTTGCTGTTAAAACTGACGAAAGATAA
- a CDS encoding DUF2225 domain-containing protein, with product MGFNIYYYESNVECKFCKKQYTTYKVRPNRFKIIEEQTDFMPVYEGLNPLLYEVAVCPHCGYAYHKSMTRTYGPFLLLIDELYIKELHKPMNICRERTMDDAIVSYKLAYLVAKASMEEALLMANIALKIAWLYRLKNESESENHYLYAARDFYSKSFASNQEGSERIQYLHAELSLRLGDIVKAKKGFSRLIADRNVSNKYRKLARTRWENYKYDEQPDNVPENKQEIIK from the coding sequence ATGGGTTTTAATATTTACTACTACGAAAGTAATGTGGAATGTAAATTTTGCAAAAAACAATATACAACATATAAGGTACGACCAAATCGTTTTAAAATAATCGAAGAACAAACGGATTTTATGCCCGTTTACGAAGGCTTGAATCCACTTCTATATGAAGTTGCTGTATGTCCACATTGTGGATATGCTTACCATAAATCTATGACGAGAACTTATGGACCGTTCTTGCTACTAATTGATGAATTGTATATTAAAGAACTACATAAGCCAATGAATATTTGTCGTGAACGCACTATGGACGATGCGATTGTTAGCTATAAACTAGCCTATCTCGTAGCGAAGGCTTCAATGGAAGAGGCACTTTTAATGGCTAATATCGCACTAAAAATAGCATGGCTGTATCGTTTAAAAAATGAAAGTGAATCTGAAAATCACTACTTATATGCAGCAAGAGATTTTTACAGTAAATCTTTTGCGTCCAATCAAGAAGGCAGTGAACGAATTCAATACTTACATGCCGAATTAAGTCTTCGACTCGGTGATATTGTAAAAGCAAAAAAAGGATTTTCTCGGTTAATCGCGGATCGAAATGTCTCCAATAAATATCGTAAATTAGCTCGTACTCGTTGGGAAAACTATAAATATGACGAACAACCCGATAATGTTCCAGAAAATAAACAAGAAATCATTAAATAA
- a CDS encoding GNAT family N-acetyltransferase: MFTEIRDITALNKEEVLALHIADNQQNFIESTQECLDEAHDDRRFVPVGLYKEDIAVGFAMYGVFPHEDDTQRVWLDRYLIDERYQHKGLGKYFLQQLINFLQAKYNCQKIFLSVYDNNKVAIQLYKKFGFVFNGELDEKGEKVMVREVLAHDDN; encoded by the coding sequence ATGTTCACGGAAATACGTGACATCACAGCTTTAAACAAAGAAGAAGTATTAGCTTTACACATCGCTGACAATCAGCAGAACTTTATTGAAAGTACACAGGAGTGCTTAGACGAGGCACATGACGATCGTCGATTTGTTCCAGTTGGTTTGTATAAGGAGGATATCGCGGTAGGCTTCGCAATGTATGGTGTATTTCCACATGAGGATGATACACAACGCGTTTGGCTAGACCGCTATCTAATTGATGAGCGTTATCAGCATAAAGGACTTGGAAAGTACTTTTTACAACAGCTTATCAATTTCTTACAAGCAAAATACAATTGCCAAAAAATATTTTTAAGCGTCTATGACAACAATAAAGTAGCCATTCAGCTCTATAAAAAGTTTGGATTTGTCTTTAACGGCGAATTAGATGAAAAGGGCGAAAAGGTGATGGTAAGAGAGGTACTTGCTCATGACGACAATTAA
- a CDS encoding SIMPL domain-containing protein, with protein sequence MYFTQTNAQSLPASRIMTVTGNGKVVANASYVQLQIEVSTQGENVQQAQQENASIMNRVIQSILALSIPRENIQTATYSIAPLYDYVDGKQVFKGYKVTNAITVKVPDTNLVGVVIDTAVENGANRISSIQFKIDNGDVYYQQALSLALHNAQMKANTIAQTMQLSVHPQPIEIVEENENGPVLYKSMAMADSSMVTPIEQGQLTISAAVRVTFQY encoded by the coding sequence ATGTATTTCACACAGACAAATGCACAATCGCTCCCTGCATCGCGCATAATGACTGTAACAGGCAACGGAAAAGTAGTGGCTAATGCCAGTTATGTGCAACTTCAAATTGAAGTATCTACGCAAGGGGAAAATGTGCAGCAAGCGCAGCAAGAAAATGCTAGCATTATGAATCGTGTAATTCAATCCATCTTGGCACTATCTATTCCAAGAGAAAATATTCAAACTGCCACCTATTCGATTGCGCCTCTTTATGATTATGTAGATGGTAAACAGGTGTTTAAAGGCTATAAGGTGACAAACGCCATAACAGTAAAAGTGCCTGACACTAATCTTGTAGGGGTTGTTATTGATACGGCTGTGGAAAATGGCGCAAATCGTATATCCTCTATCCAATTTAAAATTGATAATGGGGATGTATACTATCAGCAGGCACTTAGCTTAGCACTTCATAATGCACAAATGAAAGCTAATACAATAGCACAGACGATGCAATTATCTGTGCATCCTCAACCGATAGAAATTGTTGAAGAAAACGAAAATGGCCCTGTGCTATATAAATCGATGGCAATGGCAGATTCATCAATGGTAACGCCCATTGAACAAGGACAGCTCACCATCAGTGCCGCTGTTCGCGTTACATTTCAATACTAA
- a CDS encoding group-specific protein, whose protein sequence is MMQAENKRLRKIQHLAHEIMDEMNAGKELNELERLIPVIDNLSRAIGDLTDAYGNYSIDYVEEKVKIAHTLLFKKDKVDMYQL, encoded by the coding sequence ATGATGCAGGCTGAAAACAAACGCCTTCGGAAAATTCAACATCTTGCTCATGAAATTATGGATGAGATGAACGCAGGGAAAGAACTGAATGAGCTCGAAAGATTAATACCTGTCATTGATAATTTATCTCGTGCAATCGGTGATTTAACAGACGCTTATGGAAATTATTCGATAGATTATGTAGAAGAAAAAGTCAAAATTGCACATACTTTATTGTTCAAAAAAGACAAAGTAGATATGTATCAGTTATGA
- a CDS encoding VOC family protein, translating into MNRLNLITLGVKNMVESLAFYRDGLGFEVVVYGDEANPDVIFFNNGGTKISLFQIDRLVKDINEANPPTVGNGFNGITLAYNGKSKEEVDEVFLLAKKAGANIVKEPETVFWGGYSGYFQDPNGFYWEVAYGDMWEFDENDMLIIKQ; encoded by the coding sequence ATGAATCGTTTAAATTTAATTACATTAGGTGTGAAAAATATGGTTGAATCGTTGGCATTTTATCGTGATGGGCTTGGGTTCGAAGTAGTTGTCTATGGGGATGAAGCAAATCCAGATGTTATTTTCTTTAATAATGGAGGAACTAAAATATCCCTTTTCCAAATTGATCGCTTAGTAAAGGATATAAATGAAGCGAATCCACCAACTGTAGGTAATGGCTTTAATGGTATTACGCTTGCCTACAATGGAAAGTCTAAAGAAGAAGTCGATGAAGTATTTTTGTTAGCAAAAAAAGCTGGAGCAAACATTGTAAAGGAGCCTGAAACAGTGTTTTGGGGAGGCTATAGTGGCTATTTTCAAGATCCAAACGGCTTTTATTGGGAAGTGGCATACGGTGATATGTGGGAATTTGATGAAAACGATATGTTAATTATTAAACAATAG
- a CDS encoding histidine phosphatase family protein, which yields MKRIYVIRHCEAQGQSSNAPLTERGQEQAKRLADFFYTYNIDRIISSPYLRAIQSIELLSKRTNKKIELDDRLSERTLSTDNLPDWYEKLKITFTDLDLKYEGGESSQEAMTRIKNVVNEVVVRGTEQTVIVSHGNLISLLVKSYQSDVDFQFWQRLSNPDVYQISYIQNEAVIERIWNDH from the coding sequence ATGAAGCGGATTTACGTAATTAGACATTGCGAAGCACAAGGCCAATCTTCTAATGCGCCTTTAACAGAAAGAGGACAAGAGCAGGCTAAACGTTTAGCTGACTTTTTTTATACTTATAACATCGACCGAATTATTTCGAGTCCTTATTTACGTGCTATCCAATCCATCGAACTATTAAGTAAAAGAACAAACAAAAAAATTGAATTAGATGACCGACTTTCAGAGCGTACATTAAGCACGGATAATTTACCAGATTGGTATGAAAAACTAAAAATAACTTTTACTGATTTGGATTTGAAATATGAGGGCGGGGAGTCCAGTCAGGAGGCAATGACTCGCATCAAGAACGTTGTAAACGAAGTGGTTGTGAGAGGTACTGAACAGACGGTTATTGTCAGTCATGGCAATTTAATATCCTTGCTCGTAAAGAGTTATCAAAGTGACGTAGATTTTCAGTTTTGGCAAAGGCTCAGTAATCCAGATGTCTATCAAATAAGCTATATTCAAAACGAAGCGGTGATTGAACGTATTTGGAACGATCACTAA
- a CDS encoding Cof-type HAD-IIB family hydrolase, with protein MDCKIIFFDVDGTLINYGDGCIESSTKNALQIVRNKGIRLVAATGRPLSMCHRLLELGIDTFITANGAYTQHGNQIIHSMPIAQDVVQSVKAFADNNQDSLTFFTDHLFMNNVRHQATLKAMKETLSLDDYPPTNHNILNEQVYLMCLYANEQVEKKYITQFPNLKFERWHPTIMNVLQDDVSKSIAVEAVLKYFNIPREEAIAFGDGENDIDMLKQVGYGIAMGNGSVALKNIADYVTLDSDEGGIDYALRKLQLI; from the coding sequence ATGGACTGTAAAATTATTTTCTTTGATGTGGATGGTACGCTCATCAATTATGGCGATGGTTGTATTGAATCGAGTACAAAGAACGCTCTACAAATAGTAAGAAACAAAGGAATTCGATTAGTTGCTGCAACAGGAAGACCACTATCTATGTGCCATCGTTTACTAGAACTAGGTATCGATACGTTTATTACTGCGAATGGGGCTTATACTCAGCATGGTAATCAAATAATCCATAGTATGCCCATCGCACAAGATGTCGTACAAAGTGTAAAAGCGTTTGCTGATAATAATCAGGATAGTCTGACATTTTTTACTGACCACCTATTCATGAATAATGTTCGTCATCAAGCAACATTAAAGGCAATGAAGGAGACATTATCTTTAGATGACTATCCTCCCACGAATCATAATATTTTAAATGAGCAAGTTTACTTAATGTGTTTATATGCCAATGAGCAAGTGGAGAAAAAGTACATAACACAATTTCCTAATTTAAAGTTTGAAAGATGGCATCCGACAATTATGAATGTGTTACAAGATGATGTATCAAAATCCATCGCTGTTGAAGCAGTGCTAAAATATTTCAACATCCCTCGAGAAGAAGCAATTGCTTTTGGAGATGGAGAGAATGATATTGATATGTTAAAGCAAGTTGGATATGGTATTGCGATGGGAAATGGCAGTGTCGCATTAAAAAATATTGCTGATTATGTCACGTTAGATTCGGATGAAGGTGGCATTGATTATGCATTGCGTAAGCTCCAACTTATCTAG
- a CDS encoding MerR family transcriptional regulator: MLNKNVKYFTTGEFAKLCKVNKQTLIYYDQIGLLSPIMKDSKDYRYYSIAQYDFFSVIELLKTLGMSLKEIQKYMADKSPENFLDLMRQQKELVAKKRRELEMIESIIEVKIETTEEAMHIDFDSMTIGHFPEETLYLSKNIEDSTEEQFVKAVSDFIDELDRSQLDTGYPIGGITKREQVLAGNYDNYCYLYMEQPQPQEGHPYFKAIEGDFIIGYHIGLSTTLGQTYERLFKVMEENGYELGQYVYEEYIYDAVIKNREEDYVTKIMMEIVKKAK, from the coding sequence ATGCTTAATAAAAACGTAAAATATTTTACAACAGGTGAATTTGCTAAGCTTTGTAAGGTTAATAAACAAACGCTCATTTACTATGATCAAATCGGTCTTTTATCACCAATTATGAAAGATAGTAAGGACTATCGTTATTATTCCATCGCACAATATGATTTTTTTAGCGTTATTGAATTATTAAAGACGCTTGGTATGTCTTTAAAAGAAATTCAAAAGTATATGGCAGATAAATCACCAGAAAATTTTCTAGATTTAATGCGTCAGCAAAAGGAGCTTGTGGCAAAAAAAAGGCGAGAGCTTGAAATGATTGAAAGTATTATTGAGGTGAAAATAGAGACAACAGAGGAAGCGATGCATATAGATTTTGACAGTATGACGATTGGGCATTTCCCTGAGGAGACATTATATTTAAGCAAAAATATTGAAGATTCCACAGAGGAACAGTTTGTAAAGGCGGTCTCAGATTTTATCGATGAATTGGATCGCTCGCAACTTGATACAGGTTATCCAATTGGAGGCATCACAAAAAGAGAGCAAGTTTTAGCTGGTAACTATGATAATTATTGTTACTTATATATGGAACAGCCCCAACCACAAGAAGGGCATCCTTATTTTAAGGCGATTGAAGGCGATTTTATTATTGGTTACCATATCGGGTTATCAACGACGCTTGGGCAAACGTATGAAAGATTATTTAAGGTTATGGAAGAAAACGGCTACGAGCTTGGGCAGTACGTGTATGAGGAATATATTTATGATGCGGTTATTAAAAATCGAGAGGAAGACTATGTAACGAAAATTATGATGGAAATAGTCAAAAAGGCAAAGTAG
- a CDS encoding RidA family protein translates to MKISRNPKEVHQPVAPYVHQIEITGPNKWLTLSGQIGMEVDGTVPENPIAQLKLALNNIKKNLESASMTVDDLTKVVFYLVGDFDLTERKKVMTDFFGDHVPCMTMLYVVALAAPVFKVEIDAWACQEMQ, encoded by the coding sequence ATGAAAATCTCAAGAAATCCCAAGGAAGTTCATCAACCTGTTGCACCATATGTACACCAAATAGAAATTACAGGGCCCAATAAATGGCTAACATTATCAGGACAAATAGGAATGGAAGTTGACGGCACTGTGCCTGAAAATCCAATAGCTCAATTGAAGTTAGCACTTAACAATATTAAAAAAAATCTCGAAAGTGCTAGCATGACTGTTGATGATCTAACAAAAGTAGTTTTTTACTTAGTTGGGGATTTCGACTTAACAGAAAGAAAAAAAGTGATGACTGACTTTTTTGGCGATCACGTCCCATGTATGACGATGTTGTATGTAGTAGCACTTGCTGCGCCAGTATTCAAGGTGGAGATTGATGCTTGGGCATGCCAGGAAATGCAATAA
- a CDS encoding flavin reductase family protein — MISIDPKKNTERENYKLLTGSIIPRPIAFVTTKSEQGVINGAPFSYFNIVSSNPPMISLAIQRSKGYLKDTARHIQYQGQFVVHIVDEDNVSQVNETAAALPVTESEIEKANLSLIDSHCINVPGVKEAKVRMECRLVQTIPLLNGEERTGDLFIGEVVHFHLDDTIYYDGKINPRALKAVSRLAGSSYAKIGELFEIERPN, encoded by the coding sequence TTGATTTCGATTGATCCTAAGAAAAATACAGAGCGTGAAAACTATAAATTATTAACTGGTAGTATTATTCCGAGACCGATTGCTTTTGTGACGACAAAGTCAGAGCAAGGTGTTATAAATGGCGCACCGTTTAGTTATTTTAATATCGTATCATCTAACCCGCCGATGATTTCTTTAGCCATTCAAAGATCAAAAGGGTACTTAAAAGATACTGCTCGTCATATTCAGTATCAAGGGCAATTTGTTGTGCATATTGTAGATGAAGATAATGTTAGCCAGGTTAATGAAACAGCGGCTGCTCTGCCTGTAACTGAGAGTGAAATTGAAAAGGCCAACTTGAGTCTTATAGACAGTCATTGTATTAATGTACCTGGTGTTAAAGAGGCGAAAGTTCGGATGGAGTGTCGCTTAGTACAGACAATCCCTTTACTGAATGGGGAGGAGCGGACAGGCGATTTATTTATCGGCGAAGTCGTACATTTTCATTTAGACGACACGATTTATTATGATGGCAAGATTAATCCAAGAGCACTAAAGGCTGTTAGCAGGCTTGCAGGATCGAGTTATGCAAAAATAGGAGAGCTTTTTGAAATAGAACGTCCTAATTAA
- a CDS encoding AI-2E family transporter translates to MSNFFRSNGFKRFIILAGIAVALYLMRSMINLILLTFIMTYLMNELSTKATKEFRRIAPINEKAMIVTLYLLLVAGIIAVIYKYLPVVTQQITQLFDLIAAFNLNPNDNEIARYLAPTFEKIELGKYLEQGVDITLKNLTNIGKVILHVFIALILSLFILLEKKRIIEFTAKFKDSKIGPLYDELTYFSKIFIRSFGKVIEAQFIIAAVNCVLSVIALSIMGFPHLIALGIMLFILGLIPVAGVIISLVPLSIIAYSIGGPMYIVYILIIVVVLHAIEAYFLNPKLMSAKTNLPIFYTFIVILFSEQFLGVWGLIIGIPLFMFLLDVLGVTSTEGEPKQSVAIKVNK, encoded by the coding sequence ATGAGTAATTTTTTTCGAAGTAATGGATTTAAACGTTTTATTATTCTAGCGGGAATCGCTGTTGCATTATATTTAATGCGCAGTATGATTAACCTTATTCTTCTCACATTCATTATGACCTACTTAATGAATGAGCTCTCTACTAAGGCGACTAAAGAGTTTAGACGTATTGCGCCAATCAATGAAAAAGCGATGATAGTTACGCTGTATTTATTACTTGTTGCTGGGATCATTGCTGTTATTTATAAGTATTTGCCTGTTGTGACCCAACAGATAACACAGCTGTTTGATTTAATTGCAGCCTTTAATCTCAATCCGAATGATAATGAGATTGCGAGATATTTAGCCCCAACATTTGAGAAGATTGAACTCGGTAAATATTTGGAGCAAGGTGTAGACATTACACTTAAAAATTTAACGAACATTGGTAAGGTCATTTTGCACGTTTTCATCGCACTTATTTTGAGTTTGTTCATTCTTCTGGAGAAGAAGCGAATTATTGAATTCACTGCAAAATTTAAAGATAGTAAAATTGGTCCGCTTTACGATGAGTTAACGTATTTCTCTAAAATATTTATTCGTTCTTTTGGTAAAGTGATTGAAGCACAATTTATCATTGCTGCGGTCAATTGTGTTTTATCTGTTATAGCGCTCTCGATCATGGGCTTCCCACATTTAATTGCACTCGGAATAATGCTTTTCATTTTAGGTTTAATTCCTGTAGCAGGGGTTATTATTTCATTAGTTCCGTTGAGCATTATCGCTTATAGTATTGGTGGCCCGATGTACATTGTCTACATTCTTATTATTGTAGTGGTGCTACATGCTATCGAGGCATATTTCCTAAATCCAAAGCTCATGTCTGCTAAAACGAATCTCCCTATTTTTTATACATTTATTGTGATCCTTTTCTCAGAGCAATTTCTTGGGGTATGGGGACTCATTATCGGGATTCCGTTATTTATGTTCTTGCTCGATGTTCTAGGTGTAACGTCCACCGAGGGAGAACCTAAACAATCTGTAGCTATAAAAGTAAATAAGTAA
- a CDS encoding MATE family efflux transporter, with protein sequence MTTINPIETRPLKPLFLSYLFPAMIGMLLMSVNILVDGIFVSHGVGPTALAGVNIAVPIFSILLSISLWIGMGGATLYSISLGEGNKKRAHQLFTLAFTSMLAVVLTLVLVLLFNLKEIAYIFGASDVTYPYVQEYLHVILIFGVFYTIENLLSIFIRNDGNPKLAMMGLITTSILNIILNYVFIFVLHYGVKGCALATAISTIIGMSVLCLHFFRKQSELKFVSTFFNLSDLKKIFAIGLPSFIVEASMAIIVILYNVSFLHYLGANGVTAYAMVNYIHTVLLTVFLGIGMALQPLVSYHHGARLTKRLTALLKIGLATALILGLSIAIIAMLFPSQLIALFGDSTFEIRHIATQGFVQFAIGYVFLGLNMVLAEFFQSIEKIRLATTIMLLRSIILFIPALLLLPKLLGAQAIWWTFPVAEGITALLIFLYIRRKPRAVFSN encoded by the coding sequence ATGACGACAATTAATCCAATTGAAACAAGACCGTTAAAGCCATTGTTTTTATCCTACTTATTCCCAGCGATGATTGGGATGCTACTCATGTCTGTAAACATTTTAGTTGATGGTATATTTGTCAGTCACGGAGTTGGCCCGACCGCTCTTGCAGGCGTCAATATTGCCGTGCCGATTTTCTCCATTTTATTATCAATTTCCCTATGGATTGGTATGGGTGGTGCCACTTTGTACTCCATTTCACTTGGGGAGGGCAATAAAAAACGAGCACATCAGCTTTTTACACTAGCGTTTACATCAATGCTTGCAGTAGTTTTAACTTTAGTGCTAGTACTTTTATTTAACTTAAAAGAAATTGCCTATATTTTTGGGGCAAGTGATGTTACTTATCCTTATGTACAAGAATACTTACATGTAATTTTAATATTTGGTGTCTTTTACACAATCGAAAACTTACTAAGTATTTTTATTCGCAATGATGGAAATCCAAAGCTCGCAATGATGGGTTTAATTACTACATCCATTTTAAATATAATATTAAACTACGTATTTATTTTCGTGCTCCATTACGGTGTAAAAGGTTGCGCCTTAGCGACAGCAATCTCTACAATCATCGGCATGTCGGTGCTATGTCTCCATTTCTTCCGAAAGCAATCTGAATTAAAATTTGTATCTACGTTTTTCAACTTATCCGATTTGAAGAAAATATTTGCCATCGGTTTACCAAGCTTTATCGTAGAGGCTTCTATGGCGATTATCGTGATTTTATATAATGTATCGTTTTTGCACTACCTTGGTGCAAACGGTGTAACAGCATATGCAATGGTTAACTATATTCATACAGTATTATTAACCGTATTCCTAGGTATCGGTATGGCTCTACAACCTCTTGTCAGCTACCACCATGGTGCCAGATTAACAAAGCGATTAACTGCACTTTTGAAAATTGGTTTAGCAACCGCTCTTATACTCGGATTAAGCATTGCCATTATTGCTATGCTATTCCCTTCCCAATTAATAGCCCTATTCGGCGATAGTACGTTTGAAATTCGCCATATAGCAACCCAAGGTTTTGTTCAATTTGCAATTGGCTATGTTTTCTTAGGCTTAAATATGGTACTTGCAGAGTTTTTCCAATCTATTGAAAAGATTCGTCTTGCAACAACTATTATGTTACTACGCAGTATTATTTTATTTATTCCAGCGCTCTTATTGCTACCTAAATTACTAGGCGCACAAGCAATTTGGTGGACTTTCCCCGTCGCAGAAGGTATTACTGCATTGCTGATTTTCTTATATATCCGAAGAAAGCCGCGGGCGGTTTTTTCCAACTAA
- a CDS encoding cyclase family protein has product MTNELLQALQLLKTKQWVDLTHTFGPDSPHFFMFEDAKFETLFSHNDGFFAQQFTFPGQYGTHIDPPIHFVANTRYLDELELKELVLPLIVIDKSKEAELNNDLTLSVQDILDFEAEYGEIEAGTFVALRTDWSKRWPDKDLFNNKDKDGHNHIPGWGLEALQFLFTERKINAIGHETFDTDSAADFRKNGTLDGEYFVLDQDTYQIELMTNLDKLPAKGAVIFNIVPKPEKASGFPVRSFAILP; this is encoded by the coding sequence ATGACAAATGAACTTTTACAAGCATTACAGCTATTAAAAACTAAGCAATGGGTCGACTTAACACATACATTCGGGCCAGACTCTCCTCATTTCTTTATGTTTGAAGATGCAAAATTTGAAACGCTATTTTCTCATAATGACGGCTTTTTTGCACAACAATTTACGTTTCCTGGGCAATATGGAACGCATATTGATCCACCTATTCATTTTGTTGCAAATACGCGCTACTTAGACGAATTAGAATTAAAAGAACTTGTCCTTCCGCTTATTGTTATAGATAAGTCCAAGGAAGCAGAATTGAACAATGACTTGACGTTAAGCGTACAAGATATTTTAGATTTTGAAGCAGAATATGGAGAAATTGAAGCAGGTACATTTGTTGCACTGCGAACTGATTGGAGTAAACGTTGGCCAGATAAGGACTTATTCAATAATAAAGATAAAGACGGTCATAACCATATTCCAGGTTGGGGATTAGAAGCGTTGCAGTTTTTATTTACAGAACGGAAAATCAATGCCATCGGTCATGAAACATTCGATACAGATTCAGCGGCGGATTTCCGTAAAAATGGAACGTTAGATGGCGAATATTTTGTACTAGATCAGGATACATATCAAATTGAACTGATGACAAATTTAGATAAGCTACCAGCCAAAGGGGCAGTCATTTTCAATATTGTGCCAAAGCCTGAAAAAGCTTCTGGATTCCCTGTTCGTTCATTTGCTATTTTGCCTTAA
- a CDS encoding DUF1540 domain-containing protein: protein MAQQILCEVNNCTYWGSGNKCTAEAIYVVSQKGQHASNSEETDCKTFTPEEH from the coding sequence ATGGCACAACAAATTCTATGTGAAGTCAATAACTGCACGTATTGGGGCTCTGGTAATAAATGCACTGCAGAAGCGATTTACGTTGTAAGTCAAAAAGGTCAGCATGCATCGAATAGTGAAGAAACAGATTGCAAAACATTTACACCTGAAGAGCATTAA